The Streptomyces sp. NL15-2K genome contains a region encoding:
- a CDS encoding FxLYD domain-containing protein, whose product MADHRTHGARSTPRIAPTALIALTALTALTALTGCTDEDSPSETVSKAASAARSIGAEATAAASSLSAEASEAFASATAEVGRRFDDIKGGVDAKADVRLGTPVTDGRTTVEVTADNTTDSTRSFAVQVDFTDQHGNLLDVVVVTVPDVPAGEAGKATARSTRELGADIRAVVGRAVRY is encoded by the coding sequence ATGGCCGATCACCGTACGCACGGGGCGAGGAGCACACCCCGGATCGCCCCGACCGCCCTCATCGCCCTGACCGCCCTGACCGCCCTGACCGCCCTGACCGGCTGCACCGACGAAGACAGCCCCTCGGAGACGGTCAGCAAGGCCGCCTCGGCGGCCCGGTCCATCGGTGCCGAGGCCACCGCCGCCGCGTCCTCGCTCTCCGCGGAGGCCTCGGAGGCGTTCGCGTCGGCGACGGCGGAGGTGGGCCGGAGGTTCGACGACATCAAGGGCGGCGTCGACGCCAAGGCCGACGTTCGGCTCGGCACCCCGGTCACCGACGGGCGCACCACGGTCGAGGTCACCGCCGACAACACCACCGACTCGACCAGGTCGTTCGCGGTCCAGGTCGACTTCACCGACCAGCACGGCAACCTGCTCGACGTGGTCGTCGTCACCGTCCCCGACGTCCCGGCCGGCGAGGCCGGGAAGGCCACGGCCCGCAGCACGCGCGAGCTGGGCGCCGACATCCGGGCGG